Proteins found in one Planctomycetes bacterium MalM25 genomic segment:
- a CDS encoding HEAT repeat protein: protein MRKTLGIGFATFSLTALLVGCQAGGPRMGGLNPFYQEERTTFQTPRKRIQAIEAIAKRSTGEDTPEQQKIVRELVATLAAENDPLIRQAALETIAEFDTSLSSQALLAGLSDADQHVRTATCGMLGKRSVPGSAEALSQVARNDNALDVRLAAAQALGRVGATEKQLLPLLEDPDPAMQLAGVEAMRRKTGRNLGGDVAAYVALAKGESPSTEQAEERTAVAGRAVDWIPFF, encoded by the coding sequence ATGCGTAAGACGCTCGGCATTGGCTTCGCAACTTTTAGCCTCACCGCCCTGCTGGTCGGTTGCCAGGCGGGCGGCCCCCGCATGGGCGGGCTGAACCCGTTCTATCAAGAGGAACGGACCACCTTTCAAACGCCGCGCAAGCGGATCCAGGCGATCGAGGCGATCGCCAAACGCTCGACCGGCGAAGACACTCCCGAGCAGCAGAAGATCGTCCGCGAGCTGGTCGCGACGCTCGCCGCGGAGAACGACCCGCTGATCCGCCAAGCCGCTTTGGAAACCATCGCGGAATTCGACACGTCGCTATCGTCGCAAGCCCTGCTGGCTGGGCTCTCCGACGCCGATCAGCACGTCCGCACGGCGACCTGCGGCATGCTCGGCAAGCGTTCCGTGCCCGGTTCGGCCGAGGCCCTGTCACAGGTGGCGCGCAACGACAACGCGTTGGACGTCCGGCTCGCCGCGGCCCAGGCCTTGGGGCGTGTCGGCGCGACCGAGAAGCAGTTGCTGCCGCTGTTGGAGGACCCCGACCCGGCGATGCAGCTCGCCGGCGTCGAGGCGATGCGTCGCAAGACGGGCCGCAACCTGGGCGGCGACGTCGCCGCGTACGTCGCGCTGGCCAAGGGCGAATCCCCCTCCACCGAGCAGGCCGAAGAGCGCACAGCGGTTGCCGGCCGCGCGGTCGATTGGATCCCGTTCTTCTAG
- the disA gene encoding DNA integrity scanning protein DisA, translating into MATTPRRFTAQLKGFCAAAAELAEQHSADAVLFLAERPVDWSKLQSAVGSRSLLIAADSEDQLAGAHDDENGPSLETILLGMNDAPVYERLTQALIEAVSEELLEASATVVTLHSSFDPGVIDSISLIRLEEHLGRLTVRDLRQIESKVPTKTLKLVIDLAVEIGREGREGKPVGALFVVGDHRKTLDHCKPMGFDPVKGYTTAERSLTDSKVREGVKEIAQMDGAFVVSNNATVVASAQHLSSPASKEITLSKGLGARHWAAAQISRATDAIAVAISSSGGTVRVFQGGEVVLRVEPLRRAMTWRDFEAEHDEKETPPAKAKSSKAKSGKSKSTKSSGGDTSAASGI; encoded by the coding sequence ATGGCCACCACCCCCCGGCGTTTCACCGCCCAGCTCAAAGGCTTCTGCGCCGCCGCCGCGGAGCTGGCCGAACAGCACTCGGCGGACGCCGTCCTGTTCCTGGCCGAGCGGCCCGTCGATTGGTCGAAGCTGCAGTCGGCGGTCGGTTCGCGGTCGCTGCTGATCGCCGCCGACTCGGAGGATCAGCTGGCGGGCGCCCACGACGACGAGAACGGTCCGTCGCTCGAAACGATCCTCCTGGGCATGAACGACGCCCCCGTCTACGAGCGGCTTACGCAGGCGCTGATCGAAGCGGTCAGCGAGGAGCTGCTCGAAGCGAGCGCCACGGTCGTGACCCTGCACAGCTCGTTCGACCCGGGCGTCATCGACTCGATCAGCCTGATCCGCCTCGAGGAGCACCTCGGCCGGCTCACGGTGCGGGACCTGCGGCAGATCGAGTCGAAGGTGCCGACCAAGACCCTCAAGCTGGTCATCGACCTGGCGGTGGAGATCGGCCGCGAGGGGCGCGAGGGCAAGCCGGTCGGCGCGCTGTTCGTCGTCGGCGACCACCGCAAGACCCTCGATCACTGCAAGCCGATGGGCTTCGACCCGGTGAAGGGCTACACCACCGCCGAGCGGAGCCTCACCGACAGCAAGGTCCGCGAGGGGGTCAAGGAGATCGCCCAGATGGACGGCGCGTTCGTCGTGTCGAACAACGCGACGGTGGTCGCCTCGGCGCAGCACCTGTCGTCGCCCGCGTCGAAGGAGATCACGCTCTCCAAGGGCCTTGGCGCCCGGCACTGGGCCGCCGCGCAGATCAGCCGCGCGACCGACGCGATCGCCGTGGCGATCAGCAGTTCAGGAGGCACGGTCCGCGTCTTCCAAGGGGGCGAGGTCGTCTTGCGTGTCGAGCCGCTACGGCGGGCAATGACCTGGCGCGACTTCGAAGCCGAGCACGACGAGAAAGAGACGCCCCCCGCCAAGGCGAAGTCGTCCAAGGCCAAGAGCGGCAAGTCGAAGTCGACGAAGTCGAGCGGCGGCGACACGTCGGCCGCGAGCGGGATCTGA
- the purC gene encoding Phosphoribosylaminoimidazole-succinocarboxamide synthase encodes MKPSASRKCWLANKLVSRYDSNNRLAPFLLAENRPVVTSAAPQESPLPEYEPRRGKVRDVYDLGEYLLLVASDRISAFDWILPTAIPDKGRVLTQVSRFWFDRWAGRVPHHLVTCDIDRMPLPAGADREWLTGRSMLCKKARVVPFECVARGYLSGSGWKEYQADRSVCGVALPEGLVESDRLPEPIFTPATKAEIGDHDENVAFERMASDLGDELAERLRALTLELYAAGAEHAAESGLIIADTKFEFGQTAEGELILIDEVLTPDSSRFWPADRYEPGGPQASFDKQFVRDWLLASDWDRQSEPPELPAEIVEQTRDKYVEALERLTGEAFAWR; translated from the coding sequence TTGAAGCCATCGGCTTCCCGCAAGTGCTGGCTAGCAAATAAGTTAGTAAGCCGGTACGACAGTAACAACCGCCTCGCCCCATTCCTGCTCGCCGAGAACCGGCCCGTCGTGACCAGCGCCGCCCCCCAAGAGAGCCCCCTGCCGGAATACGAGCCCCGCCGCGGCAAGGTTCGCGACGTTTACGACCTGGGCGAGTATCTGCTGCTGGTCGCCAGCGACCGGATCAGCGCCTTCGACTGGATCTTGCCCACGGCGATCCCAGACAAGGGGCGGGTCCTCACTCAGGTCAGCCGGTTCTGGTTCGACCGCTGGGCGGGCCGCGTCCCGCACCACCTGGTGACCTGCGACATCGACCGGATGCCCCTCCCCGCGGGCGCCGACCGCGAGTGGCTCACCGGCCGCTCGATGCTGTGCAAGAAGGCCCGCGTCGTCCCGTTCGAGTGCGTGGCGCGCGGCTACCTCTCCGGTTCCGGCTGGAAGGAGTACCAAGCCGACCGTTCCGTCTGCGGCGTGGCGTTGCCGGAGGGGCTCGTCGAGAGCGACCGGCTCCCCGAGCCGATCTTCACCCCCGCCACGAAGGCGGAGATCGGCGACCACGACGAGAACGTTGCGTTCGAGCGGATGGCGTCCGACCTGGGCGACGAGTTGGCCGAGCGCCTCCGCGCGTTGACGCTCGAACTCTACGCCGCCGGGGCCGAGCACGCGGCCGAGAGCGGCCTGATCATCGCCGACACGAAGTTCGAGTTCGGCCAGACCGCCGAGGGTGAGTTGATCCTGATCGACGAGGTCCTCACGCCCGACAGCAGCCGCTTCTGGCCCGCCGACCGGTACGAGCCGGGCGGCCCGCAGGCGTCGTTCGACAAGCAGTTCGTGCGTGACTGGCTGCTGGCGTCCGACTGGGACCGCCAAAGCGAGCCGCCCGAGCTGCCCGCGGAGATCGTCGAACAGACGCGCGACAAGTACGTCGAGGCTTTGGAACGTCTCACCGGCGAGGCGTTCGCGTGGCGATAG
- the xynC gene encoding Endo-1,4-beta-xylanase C precursor, translated as MGLMRFASQNPALLTEERLDRAYVAGFDEIPTPGRALMSGDTLVVERADDSSGCFSIPWPIAGHGDWLIATASLMERERVYHLEVELARGLVFRLRDQLAAWQMLGLKVSDDVLTGVRDATRAFSRAAVRQATDRQGAAASASEAIRLAADTACLLVDLYAEQALALRMASGQKLTTLLGVRVNRVPQGAKARRLAETFNLINVPCGWGTIEPTEGNRVWHETDKPVEWARGAGLRVCLGPLLEFDDKRMPDWAYLWEGDVETLTSLMIGHVRATVQRYQGKAQLWHVASKINREKVLDLTDEQRLQIVATAVRTIRQLDPQTPVVVGVDQPWGEYRGAQASELSPIDFADALERADLGIAGFDLEMNIGYGPNGTELRNPLAFSRLVDLWNIRLDAPLMLSLAFPASAEEDPGADARYGVVAASEEDALLTPEFQAEWAARRLPMLLAKNAVQVAVWSQMSDSGPHPLPNAGLYDAAKKERPLLGVLSDLRKRLLA; from the coding sequence ATGGGCTTGATGCGGTTTGCCTCCCAGAACCCCGCCCTCCTCACGGAAGAGCGGCTGGACCGCGCCTACGTGGCCGGTTTCGACGAGATCCCCACGCCCGGCCGCGCCCTGATGAGCGGCGACACGCTGGTCGTCGAGCGGGCGGACGACTCCTCGGGCTGCTTCTCGATCCCGTGGCCGATCGCGGGGCACGGCGATTGGCTGATCGCGACCGCCTCGCTCATGGAGCGTGAACGGGTCTACCACCTCGAGGTCGAGCTGGCCCGCGGATTGGTCTTCCGCCTGCGCGACCAGCTGGCGGCCTGGCAGATGCTCGGGCTCAAGGTGAGCGACGACGTGCTCACCGGCGTGCGGGACGCGACCCGCGCGTTCAGCCGCGCAGCCGTCCGTCAAGCGACCGACCGCCAGGGCGCGGCGGCCTCGGCGAGCGAGGCGATCCGCTTGGCCGCCGACACCGCTTGCTTGCTGGTCGATCTCTACGCGGAGCAGGCGCTCGCGCTGCGGATGGCGAGCGGGCAGAAGCTGACCACGCTGCTGGGCGTGCGAGTGAACCGCGTGCCGCAAGGCGCCAAGGCCCGCCGGCTGGCGGAGACGTTCAACCTGATCAACGTGCCGTGCGGCTGGGGAACGATCGAACCGACGGAGGGCAACCGCGTCTGGCACGAGACCGACAAGCCGGTCGAGTGGGCCCGCGGCGCCGGCCTGCGGGTCTGCCTCGGCCCGCTGCTGGAGTTCGACGACAAGCGGATGCCCGACTGGGCCTACCTGTGGGAGGGGGACGTCGAGACGCTCACGTCGCTCATGATCGGCCACGTCCGCGCCACCGTGCAGCGTTACCAGGGCAAGGCGCAGCTGTGGCACGTCGCGTCGAAGATCAACCGCGAGAAGGTGCTCGACCTGACGGACGAGCAACGCCTGCAGATCGTCGCCACCGCGGTGCGGACGATCCGCCAGCTCGACCCGCAGACGCCGGTCGTGGTGGGCGTGGATCAACCGTGGGGCGAGTACCGCGGCGCGCAGGCGAGCGAGCTCTCGCCGATCGATTTCGCCGACGCCCTCGAAAGGGCCGACCTCGGCATCGCCGGCTTCGACCTCGAGATGAACATCGGCTACGGCCCCAACGGCACCGAGTTGCGCAACCCGCTGGCGTTCAGCCGGCTGGTCGATCTGTGGAACATCCGCCTCGACGCGCCGCTCATGCTGTCGCTCGCCTTCCCCGCCAGCGCGGAGGAGGACCCGGGCGCCGACGCCCGGTACGGCGTCGTCGCCGCCAGCGAGGAGGACGCCCTGCTCACGCCCGAGTTCCAAGCGGAGTGGGCGGCGCGGCGGCTGCCGATGCTGCTGGCGAAGAACGCGGTGCAGGTCGCCGTCTGGTCACAGATGTCCGACAGCGGCCCCCACCCGCTGCCCAACGCGGGCCTCTACGACGCGGCCAAGAAGGAACGCCCCCTCTTGGGCGTGCTGAGCGATCTGCGCAAGCGTTTGCTGGCATAG
- the alaS gene encoding Alanine--tRNA ligase has product MKTDELREKYLAFFEEKGHTRVASDVLVPTWDPSVLFTPAGMNQFKDHFLGKVKLDYTRATSCQKCLRTGDIDNVGRTPRHHTFFEMLGNFSFGDYFKRDAIHWAWEFLTDERWLGLPGSQLTVTVYKDDKEAADIWHNEIGVPTARISFEEEDENFWPASAPSQGPDGVCGPCSEIYYVAPLADGGFAEPLEIWNLVFTQFNRVGDPPNNLQPLPSKNIDTGMGLERTAAVLQGVPTNYHIDSLLPLVEASAEVCGVKYEYESDNGRRLRRITDHVRACTFAVHENVYPGPQKEKYVVKRLLRRAVLDGHQLGVRDPFLHQLVPTVAELMKAAYPDLAETTERVASVIQKEEANFFGTIDGGLERIGKVFDEMRAKNQKAVDGAVAADLYQTYGVPPELFESLAADQQLAFDWDSYQKAMDKHGEQSGKLTHTVMGAKGPIDSLKQALDATEFLGYDTPEATVKIVGVVTGEGEDQQIADALAEGDKALIVLDSTPFYGESGGQVGDTGTLTGEGFVFSITDTQKDGSLFVHKGVLLKGTLNSGDDCLALVNEKRRDAIRRAHSATHLLHWALHRTLGAHAQQQGSKVDADWLRFDFTNLAPVEPEQLAVITDDVEACIAAAGAVKCETLPLADARQQGAMMLFGEKYPDPVRMVSMGPLADGAAMSRELCGGTHLTNTDQVGVFELLSEEGVSAGTRRITALTGERAEENRQQTEATLAAVAETLGVNEETVPEAVGRLLARQRALKKKIAGGSDLTSPGVKVRGDKLTSYAERRAALSEAAKQLSVAPAEVASRCESLMAEIEKLEAQVKQRDAAGPLDADTLLEKAETVDGVTILVAETPGVAPPLMRQLIDAVRQKTESAAVLLASSDGDSKVTLVAGITKDLQERGVSAGKWIGPVAKAVGGGGGGRPDMAQAGGKEPAKLPEAIATARETITQMLGA; this is encoded by the coding sequence ATGAAAACCGACGAGCTCCGCGAAAAGTACCTCGCCTTCTTCGAAGAGAAGGGCCACACGCGCGTCGCGAGCGACGTGCTCGTGCCGACCTGGGACCCCTCCGTCCTGTTCACGCCCGCGGGCATGAACCAGTTCAAGGACCACTTCCTGGGCAAGGTGAAGCTCGACTACACCCGCGCCACGAGCTGCCAGAAGTGCCTCCGCACGGGCGACATCGACAACGTCGGCCGCACGCCTCGGCACCACACGTTCTTCGAGATGCTGGGCAACTTCAGCTTCGGCGACTACTTCAAGCGGGACGCGATCCACTGGGCGTGGGAGTTCCTCACCGACGAGCGCTGGCTCGGCCTGCCCGGCTCGCAGCTCACGGTGACCGTCTACAAGGACGATAAAGAGGCGGCCGACATCTGGCACAACGAGATCGGCGTGCCGACCGCTCGGATCAGCTTCGAGGAGGAGGACGAGAACTTCTGGCCCGCCAGCGCCCCCAGCCAGGGGCCCGACGGCGTGTGCGGACCGTGCAGCGAGATCTACTACGTCGCGCCGCTCGCTGATGGGGGCTTCGCCGAGCCGTTGGAGATTTGGAACCTCGTCTTTACGCAGTTCAACCGCGTTGGCGACCCGCCGAACAACCTCCAGCCGCTGCCGAGCAAGAACATCGACACCGGTATGGGCCTGGAGCGGACGGCCGCCGTCCTGCAGGGCGTGCCAACCAACTACCACATCGACTCGCTCCTGCCGCTCGTCGAAGCGTCGGCCGAGGTCTGCGGCGTGAAGTACGAGTACGAGTCGGACAACGGCCGCCGGCTGCGGCGGATCACCGACCACGTGCGCGCCTGCACGTTTGCGGTGCACGAGAACGTCTACCCCGGCCCGCAGAAAGAGAAGTACGTCGTCAAACGCCTGCTCCGCCGTGCGGTGCTCGACGGCCATCAGTTGGGCGTGCGGGATCCCTTCCTGCACCAGCTCGTGCCGACGGTCGCCGAGCTGATGAAGGCGGCTTACCCCGACCTGGCCGAGACGACCGAGCGCGTCGCCAGCGTCATCCAGAAGGAAGAGGCCAACTTCTTCGGCACGATCGACGGCGGCCTCGAGCGGATCGGCAAGGTCTTCGACGAGATGCGTGCGAAGAACCAGAAGGCGGTCGACGGCGCCGTCGCCGCCGACCTCTACCAGACCTACGGCGTGCCGCCCGAGCTGTTCGAGTCCCTCGCCGCCGACCAGCAGCTCGCCTTCGACTGGGACAGCTACCAGAAGGCGATGGACAAGCACGGCGAGCAGTCGGGCAAGCTCACGCACACCGTGATGGGCGCGAAGGGTCCGATCGACTCGCTCAAGCAAGCGCTCGACGCGACCGAGTTCCTCGGCTACGACACGCCCGAAGCGACCGTGAAAATCGTCGGCGTCGTGACCGGCGAGGGCGAAGACCAGCAGATCGCCGACGCGCTCGCCGAGGGGGACAAGGCGCTGATCGTCCTCGATAGCACCCCCTTCTATGGCGAGAGCGGCGGCCAGGTGGGCGACACCGGCACGCTCACGGGCGAGGGCTTCGTCTTCTCGATCACCGACACGCAGAAGGACGGCTCGCTGTTCGTCCACAAGGGGGTCTTGCTCAAGGGGACGCTCAACTCGGGTGACGACTGCCTCGCGCTCGTGAACGAGAAGCGCCGCGACGCGATCCGCCGCGCGCACTCGGCGACGCACCTGCTGCACTGGGCACTGCACCGCACGCTCGGCGCGCACGCGCAGCAGCAGGGGTCGAAGGTCGACGCCGACTGGCTCCGGTTCGACTTCACGAACCTCGCGCCGGTCGAGCCGGAGCAGCTGGCGGTCATCACAGACGACGTCGAGGCGTGCATCGCCGCCGCGGGCGCCGTGAAGTGCGAGACGCTCCCCCTCGCCGACGCCCGCCAGCAGGGCGCCATGATGCTGTTCGGCGAGAAGTACCCCGACCCCGTGCGGATGGTCTCGATGGGGCCATTGGCCGACGGCGCCGCCATGAGCCGCGAGCTGTGTGGCGGCACCCACCTGACGAATACCGATCAAGTCGGCGTGTTCGAGTTGCTCAGCGAAGAGGGCGTCTCCGCCGGCACGCGGCGGATCACCGCGCTCACGGGCGAACGGGCCGAGGAGAACCGCCAGCAGACCGAGGCGACCCTCGCCGCCGTCGCGGAGACGCTCGGCGTGAACGAGGAGACCGTCCCCGAGGCGGTCGGCCGGCTGCTCGCGCGGCAGCGGGCGCTCAAGAAGAAGATCGCCGGCGGGAGCGACCTCACCTCGCCGGGCGTGAAGGTCCGCGGCGACAAGCTGACGAGCTACGCCGAGCGCCGCGCCGCCTTGTCCGAAGCGGCGAAGCAACTCTCGGTCGCGCCGGCCGAAGTCGCCTCGCGCTGTGAATCACTGATGGCGGAGATCGAGAAGCTCGAAGCGCAGGTCAAGCAACGCGACGCCGCCGGCCCGCTCGACGCCGATACGCTGCTTGAGAAGGCCGAGACGGTCGATGGCGTGACCATCCTCGTCGCCGAGACGCCCGGCGTCGCCCCGCCGCTCATGCGCCAGCTGATCGACGCGGTGCGGCAGAAGACCGAGTCGGCCGCGGTGCTGCTCGCCTCGTCGGACGGCGACAGCAAGGTGACGCTGGTCGCGGGCATCACGAAGGACCTGCAAGAGCGGGGCGTGAGCGCCGGCAAGTGGATCGGCCCGGTCGCCAAGGCGGTCGGCGGCGGCGGCGGCGGCCGCCCCGACATGGCCCAAGCGGGGGGCAAGGAGCCGGCGAAACTCCCCGAAGCGATCGCCACCGCGCGCGAGACGATTACCCAGATGCTGGGGGCGTAA
- a CDS encoding Matrixin, with amino-acid sequence MRFCLLVLLLACAPADACVYCEAFGHALCAASDEPREPFARFSLSGSQWSQPGGDGSPVTITYSYNNFLDGGLKDPDGVTVPADYLRLVTKEAFGLWASVAPLHFVEVDDVGTPVFTSNTSAYNSYPADSFGQIRLNHRFINGTDAQNGMPTTKALAYFPRGGGNLPGDIHFDNGDPWAIVGTPSEPDVLGILTHEIGHAIGIGHSTLPGTVMNPAALRRMGPGTGLLLPDDIAAVQAIYGAGVGSVTTLVPEPGALAALGGALLAALGCLPARQQAG; translated from the coding sequence GTGCGTTTCTGTCTACTCGTCCTGCTGCTTGCCTGCGCACCCGCCGACGCTTGCGTCTATTGCGAGGCGTTCGGGCACGCTCTTTGCGCCGCATCGGACGAGCCGCGGGAGCCGTTCGCGCGGTTCTCGCTCTCCGGGAGCCAGTGGTCCCAGCCGGGCGGGGACGGTTCGCCCGTCACGATCACGTACAGCTACAACAACTTCCTCGACGGCGGGCTGAAGGACCCGGACGGGGTCACCGTGCCGGCCGACTACCTGCGGCTGGTTACGAAAGAGGCGTTCGGCCTGTGGGCTTCGGTCGCGCCGCTGCACTTCGTCGAGGTCGACGATGTCGGCACGCCCGTCTTCACGAGCAACACCTCTGCCTACAACAGCTACCCGGCCGACAGCTTCGGGCAGATCCGATTGAACCATCGGTTCATCAACGGGACCGACGCCCAGAACGGCATGCCCACCACCAAGGCGCTCGCCTACTTCCCGCGGGGCGGGGGCAACCTGCCGGGTGACATCCACTTCGACAACGGCGACCCTTGGGCCATTGTCGGCACCCCCAGCGAGCCCGACGTGCTGGGCATCCTGACGCACGAGATCGGCCACGCCATCGGCATCGGCCACTCGACCCTACCGGGGACCGTGATGAACCCCGCCGCCCTCCGCCGGATGGGCCCCGGCACGGGCCTCTTGCTGCCCGACGACATCGCCGCCGTGCAGGCGATCTACGGCGCCGGCGTGGGGAGCGTCACGACGCTCGTGCCCGAGCCGGGCGCCCTGGCCGCTCTGGGCGGCGCCTTGCTAGCGGCCCTCGGCTGCTTGCCCGCCCGGCAACAGGCGGGTTAG
- a CDS encoding PhoPQ-activated pathogenicity-related protein, translating to MLTPLRAALLLTLTPVCHAQVGLIDVGATQVATTPLDEYVAKEDPSFRWEVVGRVEKPTHEELFIDFTSQTWRTKKEVSRSEWRHRMTIVVPTGVEAETALLFITGGTHLAKPELNAGGRFVQAAIATRSVVATLYQVPNQPIQVLDSDQPERGRFEDDLLAASWKRFMATEDPTWIAQLPMAKSAVAAMDVVQQALAEEEGAPAIKRFTVAGASKRGWTTWLAAAVDDRVAAIAPIVIDVLNIEPSMKHHFASYGAWSRALQDYERQGLADSLSSPRSAAIRAIVDPYVYRERLTLPKCLINASGDEFFLPDSSRFYFDDLVGEKHLSYTPNTGHSLKGSNALDTLIAFHASVAHGLPRPMLTWDPVAEGQTGVAVRCSTRPVKAVLWRAVNPDARDFRHPVIGDAFKPTPLEPEAIGSYFAPLEAPEKGYAAAFVRFTFDLGAAKPFRISTPVWVTPDVEPFAEK from the coding sequence ATGCTAACGCCCCTCCGCGCCGCGTTGCTGCTCACCCTGACGCCTGTGTGCCATGCGCAAGTCGGGCTCATCGATGTCGGGGCAACCCAGGTCGCGACCACGCCGCTCGATGAGTACGTCGCGAAAGAAGATCCCTCGTTCCGCTGGGAAGTGGTGGGGCGCGTCGAGAAGCCGACGCACGAAGAACTCTTCATCGACTTCACCTCGCAGACGTGGCGCACCAAGAAAGAGGTGAGCCGGTCCGAGTGGCGGCACCGGATGACGATCGTCGTTCCCACCGGCGTCGAGGCCGAGACCGCCCTGCTCTTCATCACGGGCGGCACCCATCTGGCGAAGCCCGAACTCAACGCGGGCGGGCGGTTCGTCCAAGCGGCGATCGCCACCCGGTCGGTCGTCGCCACGCTCTATCAGGTTCCGAACCAACCGATCCAGGTCCTCGATAGCGACCAGCCCGAACGGGGCCGCTTCGAGGACGACCTGCTCGCCGCCAGTTGGAAACGGTTCATGGCGACCGAGGACCCGACCTGGATCGCCCAACTGCCGATGGCCAAGTCGGCGGTCGCGGCGATGGACGTCGTGCAGCAGGCGCTCGCCGAGGAGGAGGGCGCGCCCGCAATCAAACGATTCACGGTCGCCGGCGCCTCGAAGCGGGGCTGGACGACCTGGCTCGCCGCGGCGGTCGACGACCGCGTGGCGGCGATCGCACCGATCGTGATCGACGTGCTCAACATCGAGCCCTCGATGAAGCACCACTTCGCGTCGTACGGCGCGTGGTCGCGGGCGCTGCAGGATTACGAGCGGCAGGGGCTGGCGGACAGCCTCTCGTCACCCCGGTCGGCGGCGATCCGGGCGATCGTCGACCCGTACGTGTACCGCGAGCGGCTCACGCTGCCCAAGTGCCTGATCAACGCGTCGGGCGACGAGTTCTTCCTGCCCGACTCGTCGCGGTTCTACTTCGATGACCTGGTCGGCGAGAAGCACCTCTCCTACACGCCCAACACGGGGCACAGCCTGAAGGGGAGCAACGCGCTCGACACGCTGATCGCGTTCCACGCGTCGGTCGCGCACGGCCTGCCCCGCCCGATGCTGACCTGGGACCCGGTCGCTGAGGGCCAGACGGGCGTCGCCGTGCGGTGCTCGACCCGGCCGGTGAAGGCGGTCCTCTGGCGGGCCGTGAACCCCGATGCCCGCGACTTCCGCCACCCGGTCATCGGCGACGCCTTCAAGCCAACGCCCCTGGAGCCCGAGGCGATCGGCTCCTACTTCGCCCCGCTCGAAGCGCCCGAGAAGGGCTACGCGGCGGCCTTCGTGCGGTTCACGTTCGACCTCGGCGCCGCGAAGCCGTTCCGCATCTCGACGCCGGTCTGGGTGACGCCCGACGTGGAGCCGTTCGCGGAGAAGTAA